GAAGTAATGGAGAAATTTTGAAACCCTCATACTGGTGTTGAATCGTTTCTTTCAATAAATCCCTGTCAATAGGTTCCCGCTTTTTATCCTCTATAATTTTTTCAATCACATCAGAAGTTGATGGATAATGATAAAACTCCTGAACCTTATCCTGTTGTGACACATAATCCAAAATAAGGTTGGAAAACAGGTTGGTTTGCTGAAAAGAAAGATTCGTTACTGTCATGAAAAATAATCGCTCGAATATACAAATATTCAAACGATTATTGAGCAACCCAGCCGCCGTCAACGGCAAGAGCCTGCCCGGTGGTAAAGGAAGCACCGTCCGAACACAACCAAACCACCGCTTCTGCTATTTCTTCGGGAGTACCCATTCTGCCTATCGGTTCGCCTGCCACAAATTGAGCTTCGGTCTCTTTCTGTCCGCCTGTTATACGGTCTATCATAGGTGTTTTAATCACACCCGGGCAAACGGCGTTCACCCGTATACCTGCCTTTACATATTCCAATGCAGCCGTTTTGGTCAGACCCACCACACCGTGTTTCGTCGCCACATAAGCAGGAAGTCCGGGAAATCCGACCAGTCCTGCCACAGATGCGCAATTTACAATCGCACCTTTGCCTGACTGAAGCATGTGCGGTATTTCATGCTTCATACACAACCAAATACCCTTCAGATTAATGCTGATGGTTTTATCCCAGTTTTCTTCTGTGCAGTCTGTTATGCTTCCCATAGTGCCTTCTATGCCCGCATTATTGAAAGCGTAATCCAGCCTGCCATAAGTGGATATGGTTTTATCAACCATTTCTTTTACATCCCCTATTTTTGAGACATCACATTTTACAAACAGGGCATCGGCACCGTCTGCCTTAATCAAATGTATTGTTTCATCATTTTCAACATAATCTCCAATTACCACCTTAGCTCCCCTTCTTGCAAAAGCGATAGCAGTAGCCCTGCCGATTCCAAAACTACCCCCTGTAACGATAGCAACTTTGCCTTCAAATATTTTTTCCATATCGTTGAATTTTATTGATTTAATTTACATTCCGCATTTACCATATTTTCCATTCCCTTTAATAAGGCATCCGGGTTAAAGGAAATGCTGTCAATGCCTTGTTCCACCAAAAAAGCAGCAAATGATGGGTCGTCGCTCGGCGCCTGACCACACAAACCTATCTTCACCTTATTTTCTTTGGCTGCCTTAATGACATTGGCAATCATCGCTTTAACCGCCTGATTGTTTTCATCAAACAAATCACTGATGATGGCAGAGTCTCTGTCCAGCCCTAATGTCAATTGCGTTAAATCATTGGAACCTATAGAAAATCCGTCAAAAACCTGTGCAAATTCTTTGGCTAAGATGACATTACTAGGTATTTCAGCCATTACATAAATTTCCAATCCATTATCGCCGCGTTTCAATCCATTGTCTTCCATAAGCTGCACGACTTTCTTCCCTTCCTCCACTGTCCTGCAAAACGGAATCATCAGTTTTACATTCGTCAGGCCCATATCTTCTCTCACTCTTTTCATGGCGGCACATTCCAACTCAAAACCCTCTTTATACCGAATGTTGTAATACCTGGATGCACCCCTGAATCCTATCATCGGATTTTCTTCCTTGGGTTCAAATTGTAATCCGCCGAGCAGGTTAGCATATTCATTTGTTTTAAAATCGCTCATGCGGACAATGACAGCTTTCGGATAAAAAGCGGCTGCGATTGTTGCTACAGCCTGTGACAACTTATCGACGAAATACTGTTTTTTATCAGCATACCCATAAGTCAGAGCCTCTATCTCTGATTTAGCCTTTTTATCTTCCAGTACATCAAATTTCACCAGTGCCATCGGATGCACTCTAATGGAACTGTTGATGATAAATTCGAGACGCATCAATCCGACACCTTTATTCGGATAAAAAGACAATCGAAAGGCTTTATCAGGGTCGCCTAAAATCAACATGGGTGCAGTCGCCGGCATTTGAATCGTATCGAAATCAATTTCTTTTTGCGACCATTCCAACTGTCCGTCATACACTTCTCCTGTTTTTCCGGTCGCACAACTCACGGTTACCAGTTGTCCGTCTTTAATAATTTTAGTTGCATTAACCGTACCTACGACAGCAACCGCTCCCACTTCACGGGCAACGATGGCGGCATGGCTGGTCCGTCCGCCCTTGTTCGTCACGATGGCTGCCGCCTTTTTGAGAATCGGATCCCAGTCGGGATTGGTGATATCGGTAATCAACACCTCGCCCTGCTGAAGTTTATCTGCATCTTTCGGTGAAAGCAGGATACGGGCACGCCCGCTTGCAATACCGGAACCTACCGCACTGCCTTTCACCAAAACGGTACCCTTGTCTTTCAACGCATACTCGGTGATATGTCTTTGCTTCTTTAAGGAATGTACGGTCTCCGGCCTGGCCTGTACGATAAACAACTCGTTGGTTATGCCGTCTTTTGCCCATTCTATATCCATCGGGCATTTATAATGCTGTTCAATAAGGACAGCCCAACGAGCGATGGTTTGTATTTCATCATCATTCAATACCCATTGTTTTCTTTTTTCCGAAGGCGTTTCGATATTAATGATGGTTGGGCCGACGCCTTTGGAATCTGAATATACCATCGTATTCGCTTTAGCACCCATTTTTTTGGAAAGAATGGCCATTTTCCCGGATGCCAATGTGGGTTTAAACACATAAAACTCATCGGGATTCACAGCTCCCTGAACGATATTTTCTCCCAGGCCCCAGCAGCCGGTAATCGAAATGACCTGTTCAAAACCGGATTCCGGATCAATCGTAAAACAAACCCCGGCAGAAAATAAATCGGAACGAACCATTACCTGCACGCCAACGGACAAATAGACCTTCATGTGTTCAAATCCGTTATCGTGACGGTATTTGATGGCGCGGCTGTTGAAAAGAGAAGCAAAACATTGCTGTACGGCAAGGACGACATCCTCCTCTCCTTTTCTGTTTAAAAAGGAATCGTGCTGACCGGCAAAACTGGCATTGGGCAAATCTTCTGCAGTGGCGCTGCTGCGCACGGCAACATCCAGTTCACGACCGTGCTTTTCACATAAGCCGCGGTAAAAGGCAATAATATCCGAACGCAATACATCCGGCATTTTTGCCTCTGATACAAGCTGCTTACATTTTGTGCCAATTTCATTCAGATTGGAAAATGAAACCGTATCCAGATTTTGGAGTAAATCATGAAGTGCTTTTTCCAACTGATTTTCTTTTAGGAAAAAACGGAATGCATCTGCCGTTGTGGCGAATCCATCCGGGATACGGATACCCCTATCGCCCAACGTACTGAGCATTTCTCCCAGGGAGGCATTCTTACCACCAACAATTGCAATATCTTTATTATGAATTTCAGAAAAGGGAAGAATAAATGGAGCGTACACGTTGGGTAACTTTAGTTTTACTAATTTACGCAATTCTGTCCGTTATGGTATGAAGCGGATATTAATTATCAGGATTATACACTTCTATATAACTTCACCATATAAATCAAAATCAGTGACGTCGTAGATTTTCACCTTACAAAAGTCCCCAACGCGGCAATAATTCTTCTTCGCATCTACCAATACTTCGTTATCCACTTCCGGCGAGTCAAATTCGGTTCTTCCTACAAAATAGCCCCCTTCCTTTCTGTCAATTAAGACCTTAAAAACCTGACCGGCTTTAGCCTCATTTTTTTGAAAGGAAATCTCCTGCTGGATTTGCATCAGCCTTCCGGCACGTTCTTCCTTTATCTCCTGCGGGACATCGTCTTCCAAATTGTAGGCAGCTGTATCATCTTCATGTGAATACTGGAATACACCCAAACGTTCAAACTGCATTTCCTGAACGAAATCACACAAATCCTGAAATTCTTTCTCTGTCTCGCCTGGAAATCCAACCAGCATGGTGGTGCGGATGGCAATGCCCGGAATTTTTGCACGAATCTGCCGTATCAGTTCCCTGGTTTCTTTCTGTGTAATCTGTCGTTGCATGCGTTTCAGTACATATTTATTTGCATGCTGCAGCGGAATATCCAGGTATTTGCAGACCTTGTCACAATCTCGGATAGCATCCAGGACATCCAACGGGAATTTACTCGGATATGCATAGTGCAGACGAATCCACTCGATACCTTCCACCTCATTGAGTTGATACAGCAATTTCGCCAATGCACGTTCTTTATAAATATCCAGCCCGTAATAGGTCAGCTCCTGAGCAATCAGCATGATTTCCTTAACGCCTTGTCTGGCGAGATTCTTCGCTTCCGCCACTACATCATCTATCGTTTTGGAAATATGTTTGCCACGCATCAAAGGGATGGCGCAGAACGTGCAGGTCCTGTTGCAACCTTCGGATATTTTCAGATAAGCATAATGCTGTGGTGTTGTCAGGAATCGTTCACCAATCAGTTCATGCTTATAATCGGCATTTAATTTTTCCAGCAACTGAGGCAATTCCAGTGTGCCGAAATAGGCATCCACCTGCGGAATCTCCACCTCCAAGTCATCTCTATAACGCTGTGACAAACAACCCGTCACATATAATTTATCAATTTTGCCCTTTTCTTTTTGTTTGGCATAAGACAAAATCGTATTGATGGACTCTTCCTTGGCTCTGTCGATAAATCCGCAGGTATTTACTATGATGATGTTGGCATCCTTCTTTTCAGACTGATGCTCCACTTCAAAATCATTGTGTTTGAGCTGAGCCACCAATACTTCCGAATCGACCAGGTTTTTGGAGCAGCCCAGTGTAATGACGTTGTATTTATCTTTTGTATGGGATTTTGTCTTCATGAACGGCACAAAGGTAACTAGAATAAAGTAAACTGTTCGTCATCTGTACATTAATACACTTTAAATCCTATTCGGTAAAGGCATATGGCAGTTATCTCGTTCCTCCATAACCTGAGGTGCCAATTTGACACCACAAGTTATCAAACTATTCCTTTGTAAATTGAAACATAAAATCATTAAGAAAGCTGTCAATATTTCTGGTAACTGCCCTTTTTAAATTTTTAGTTTCAGTTTCGTATAGTGCAGCCAAATCATAATCCAACATAACTTTTACTCCCTAATGGTGTGGATTCTGCTATTAATGAGTTCTGATTCCATTTGTATCATTCACTATTGAGATACAATAGAGCTACAAATTCCATAATTTTTTTTAAGAAACTGAGTTGCAATTTTTCACTACAAATTTACTCAAACAAGGTCTCAATAAATGCCTGACGGTTGAACACCTGGAGTTGTTCCATTTTCTCGCCTAAGCCAATATATTTGATGGGGATCTTAAATTCATCGGCAATACTTAATACAACTCCGCCTTTAGCAGTGCCGTCTAATTTTGTTAGAGCCAAAGCCGTGACCTGAGTGGCGGCAGAAAAATGCTTTGCCTGTTCAATGGCGTTTTGACCTGTGGAAGCATCTAATACCAATAAAACCTCATGCGGAGCATCCGGTATGACCTTTGACATTACCTTTTTAATCTTGGATAATTCGTCCATCAGTCCCTGCTTATTATGCAAACGACCCGCCGTATCCAGTATGATTACATCCACTCCCTTCGCTACGCCGGATTGCACGGTATCAAAAGCCACGGCAGCCGGGTCGCTTCCCATACTTTGTTTTACAATCTGAACACCTACCCGCTCGCTCCAGATGACAAGTTGATCCACGGCAGCTGCTCTAAAGGTATCTCCTGCGCCCAGCAAAACCTCCTTGCCTGCCTTTTTCAACTGATAGGATAATTTTCCGATGGTGGTGGTTTTACCTACTCCGTTAACACCAACAACCATAATTACGTATGGTTTTTTATCCGTCGCAGGGATAAAGTCCATTAAGTCCTTTGTATTGTTTTCTGCAAGGATATTGCCTATCTCGTCTTTCAGGATTTGATTTAATTCATTCGTGTTCAAATATTTATCCTTGGACACGCGCGCTTCCAGACGATCGATGATTTTTATGGTGGTCGGTAAACCGACATCCGATGAAATCAGAATTTCCTCCAGTTCATCCAGGAAGGCTTCATCTACCGTCGATTTACCGGCAACAGCTTTGGTAATTTTGGAAAAAAATCCCTGTTTGGTTTTCTCCAAACCTTCATTCAGCTGCTTTTCTTCCGCCTGTAATTCCTCTTCCGGTTTAGAGTTGCCAAAAATTTTATCAAAAATACCCACGGTAATAGATTATTGTGATTGTTAAGTGTTATCCCTTCATTTTATAACAAGCAGACAAATATAAACAAAAAAGCCTCTCATTCAGGAGAAGCTTTGTAAATCGGCTTATAATCAGATTATAAATCTTTTAAAGTTTGCTGCAGTAAATCTTTGTGAACCACTTTCTCTCTGAAAGTATAAGCACCTGATTTTGTTGACTTAACGGCTTTAATGATTTTCACCATATTCTTGGATTCACCCACATTTTTACCTCTGTCAACTTTCGCGTTTTTGGATACTTTTGCCATGACTTATTATTTTATTTCTTTATGAACAGTTACTTTTTTCATAATCGGATTGAATTTCTTCAACTCGATTCTTTCCGGTGTATTCTTTCTGTTTTTGGTCGTGATATAACGGGAAATTCCGCCTAACCCGGAAGTCTTATGTTCAGTACATTCTAATATGACCTGAATTCTATTGCCTTTCTTCTTTGCCATTGTTTAATAATTTAGAATCCTAATTGAATTTCGCCTTTTTTCTCTAATTCTTTCAGGTATGAATAAATGCCTTTCTTGTTGATGGTGCGAATCGCGGAAGTTGACACTTTCAACTCTATCCATCTGTCTACTTCAGGGATAAAAAAAGTCTTTTTCTGTAAATTAGGATAAAATTTTCTCTTCGTCTTGATGTTAGAGTGAGAAACACTGTTACCTGTCATTGGACCTTTACCTGATAAATCACAAAACCTTGCCATATTTTTATATTTAAAGAGGTGCAAATATCGGAAATAAATCCGATAAATCAAAACACCTTGTTCACAAATGTTTATTCTTCAAGAAATGTGAACCTGAAGGGAGTCGAACCCCTAACCTTCTCATCCGTAGTGAGATGCTCTATCCAGTTAAGCTACAGGTCCAATAAATTTGGAGTGCAAAGATAATACTAAATCTGAAGATTAAAAAAGGCTGGAATTTGAAAATGATGTTATGATAATGTATGTTTTTATTAAAGCCATACATATCTGGAAATCATTCTAACTAGTTAATTATCAGGCCATCTTTCATCATCAGTTTCTTATCAGCCTTGGCTGCCAGCAAATCGTTGTGCGTCACGATGACGAAGGTTTGGTTAAACTCCTTCTTTAAATCGAAGAATAACTGATGCAGTTCCTCGCTTCTTTCTGTATCCAGGTTGCCTGTTGGTTCATCCGCAAGGATGACCAAAGGCTTATTCATCAGAGCCCTTGCAACGGAAACCCTCTGCTGCTCTCCGCCGGATAACTCGTTCGGCTTGTGCTGCATTCTGTCTTTTAACCCCAAAAAATCCAGCAAGTCTTCAGCTCTTCTTTTTGCCTCAGACTCGTTCATTTTAGCAATAAAGGCAGGAATACAGACATTTTCCAGAGCCGAAAACTCCGGCAACAGATGATGAAACTGAAACACAAACCCCAGATACTTATTCCTGAAATCAGACAATGCCGCATCTTTTAAAGCTGCAATATCCTGCCCGTTAATCGTGACGGTTCCTTTATCTGCCTTGTCTAAAGTACCGATAATATGAAGCAATGTTGATTTTCCGGCACCGGAAGGCCCTACTATACACACCAGCTCCCCTTTCACAATATCCAGCGAAACACCTTTCAAAACATGAAGCTGATCGTACGATTTATAGATATTTTGACAGGAAATCACCGGTTATTACTATCGTGATGAAGGTTCAAAGGTTACAATTGGTGCAAAACACCCATGCGCGCTGGTTGATATCGGCTTTAATCTTGGGAAGTGAAAGCTGTACCTGTTCATTGTCCAATTCTACACTCACCCTATAAATCAGATTATCATAATCTGTAGAAATAACCGTATGGTAGCCTTTTGTTTCCGCCTGCTCTTTCATTCTTCTTGCATGTGTTTCATCAAAAAAAGCACCGACCACCACATAAGCTTTAGTGGTAGTTAAGATTATCTTTTCCGAAAGAGCAATAGTGGGTGACGCCTCCTCTTTAGCAGTCGCAACGACAGCGGCATTTGCCGGTATCTGCTCTGGCAACGGAATCTGTAGCGCTTCATTTAGTGCTGTTTCCGGCTCCGTTATCTCCGGTTCACTTACCGGTGTTACAACACGTTTCTGTTCAATTACAGGAGCTAAAGACGATTGGCTTTGATATTGACTGCCTTTATGAATATTCCATCCTAAGGAAGATACCAGGAAAGTTATGGCGATAACGGCCGTCAACCAATAAGAGATATATAATTCCTTTCGGGGTTGAACGGCATCTCCCATTTTTTCGGGGTTCATGATGCGTTGATAGTTTTCCTGAATCGCCACTTCCGCATCTTTTAATCGTTGTACCGGCTGAATGGATAAGCTTTCCAATGCAAAACTATCCAACAGATAGTTTTTGGTGAGAAAAGGCTGAAACTGGATAGTTAGATTTTCATCTAAAAACAATTTTCCTATATCTTTTAAGAGCAGGCTCTTATTCTGTTCCAGTATCACAGAACATTCTTTGCTAAAAGCCATTACCCTGGCTTCCGCTTCATTGTAGGGCAATGCATAATGGCTTGCGGCGGCATTTGTCAGTAATCCGTCATTCACCACTAACATTCTGTTGAATGCTAAATCTTTATTCGGAGGATAGATTTTTTGCTCATATAAACGCAGTTCAGCCGGATGATAATTCCCGATGAAAGCCCCAAATCCGGGGATTATGACACAATTGTGAGATAATAATAACTCCTGTATTAACTCTACCATATAGGCAAAGCTACTATTTTTTTCTGTTTTTTCAGGATAAAAATGGACATCCCGGGCTTCCATCAGCTTGCTATGTATCAGAAAGCGAGTTTCACACCTCCAATAACCTGAAACTGGTATGTGGGATATTTATAAAACCGCGGCCATTTTTGGAATCCGAGATTATTGACGTCCACAAAAACCCCAATATTTTTGGTGATAAAATAATTTGCTGACAAGTTCACGTCTATCAGTCCTTTCAGCGGATGAATGGTAGTTGTTGTCAATGGAGGAAATTCATTCGTGTTGACCTGAACTCCATTCACGTTGCTTTGTCCTGAAATATCCATGTTTACGTACAACTTGTCTTTCCAGTTATAGAAGGCTGAAAATCCGTATTTAAACCTGGGTATGTAAGACAATTCTATTGCCGTGTTCTTATTATAGATAAAATAATCAAACCAGGCTTTAGCGCCAAACTGATTGCCTTTGTTGTAGGAAATGCCAACATGCGGATTCCAGGCACTCAGGCTGGCAACACTTTGTACGTCCATTGCCATATTTTCACCGGTGGAGAACAAGGTCGTATTGACAAACTGAGCGTTCATTCTCGATCGTAAATGGCTGAAACGGAAATCGTAACCAAAGCCTTTGATACTGCCCCGCAAACCGATGATGGTTCGTGTTTCATCTATCGAGTTGCTGTAATTGGCCGTAACGATGAAGGGATTTTCCAGTGACAGATTATACATGCTGTTTATCTTTATCTGTGTTTTCCACTCATTATACATGACCAGGTAATCTTTATAAATCTGCAGTTGACTGATGATTTCAGGCAACACATAAAACCTTCTGTTGGTACTGAAAATATTAGGGCCGGCGGTCAACTGCCATATTTTGAATTTAATTCTGGCATACGGGATGGCCTGAAAGGTAAAATGGTTCTGGTTGCCCAGGAAAATTGAATCATCCTTATACGACACATTGGTTAGGTTGATTTTGCCGCCAACCGTATAATTTGACTTAATCGTATAGCCGCCATCTGCATTCACATTAATGGTGAATTCTTTCGGAGCGTGAAAAACATTTCTATTTTTTACGGTATTGAAATTCAACTCCCCGCCGTAATAGTAGGCGGCATCTTCAATTCCCCTTAATTTAACGGAACCGCCGAAGCGATTGTAGTTTGTTTTCAAAGAATCTTTAGAGAATACCATATCGGAATATCCATAAAAGTTATGCTGATTCAAGCGGTAAAAGAAATCACCGCCGATGGATGCCTTCTTCTTTATAAAATACTCTCCGAATCCTTTTATCTTCAGGTCGGTATAGTTCTGGAATTTGGTCTTATTGTGTATCGTCATCATAAAATCCACGTCCAGTCCTGCCCGGTAATTATTTTGAATGGGGTTGGTAAGAATCAATTTCAACAAAGGGGTGACGGGATAGCCAAATCCGATTTTTGCATAAAAGAACTGATTTTTCTCCGGCTTTTTTCCGGCTGATTTAATCGGTTTAATTTCTTCCGGCTGGTAATCAATTTTGCCTTTACATCCGAATACAGATAGGTTTGCGCATCCGGTTTTGTTTTCACGATATTGGGAAGATTAGGCGCAAAAGGTACTTTGTTGGATAAAATCAATATGGGCTCATAGGCCTTGACGATGGAAACCTCATCCAGTTGAGGGAGCGTATCTGTATTGTTTTGGGCGTTCACGGTGCTGAATGCGAAGAGCGAAATGCAAAAAGCTGGAATTGTATATTTTGAATGCTTCATCTGTTTTTCTTTTGGGTATTCATTAATTATTTGCCGTTTTCAAACTGCATCTCCGTTCCGTTATCTTTTAATTTGAGGTTACTGCCTTCCATTTCCTTTTGCTGGATGGCTTCCAGTTTTTGTTTTGCCTCGGCCGTTACATCATCCTCCTGCGAGTAATTATCCAGCAGATTCTGCAAGGTTGCCTTTGCCTGAAGCAGTTTCTTATCTTCCAGATAAATATCGCTCAGCAAAATAAACGTCTTACCGAGATAGTATTCATACGAAGGAAATTTATCCAGATAGTCGTTGCATTCTTTCTCAGCCTGTTTGTTATTTTTCTTCAAGTAATACATCTTCGCCAACGTATATTTGGACTCTGCGGCCTGCTCATTGTTGGCATTTTTGGTTACATACTCCAGCTCTTTCTGAGACTTATCATAATCCTTTAAGCTGAACAGGCTCATCCCTTTATAGTAAGCCATCTCCGCTTTATAAAATTCCGGAAGACCTTGCAAAACGGACACTTTTACGATGTTATCCAGACATTCCTGATACTTTTTCATAAAGAAAGATGTCCTCATCAGCCCAATCTGACATTCCCGCTTATTTTCATCCAATGTCGCTATCGACTGCAACTTGCCATAGAGTTCATAGGAACGCACATAATTTCTTAAATCATAATAATTGATGTTGGCGGCACGAGCCGTAGCACGTTCCGTAAAACGGTTCTGCGACTGATTGATAACGTACTCATACCCTTTCAGCGCATTCGGGAAATCCTGCTTGGTAAATAAACATTCTGACCTGTAAAAATTGGCCTGTAAGGCAAAGAATCCTTTTGGGAATTGTGTTACATAATCTGTGAATCCCTGTAATGCCTTATCCATATTTCCTTTAAAAAACTGGTTTTCCGCCGCTAAATAAACAATGGAATCCTGTTCTGTAGCCGTCACTTTGGAACCCGGATATTTGTTTGCAAAAGTTATATATCCGGACGGATCGCCTTTGGCAATATAGATTTCCTTGATTGCCAGCATCGCCTCGTTGGAAGCCGGTGTTGCCGGATAGTTTTGCACCACTTTCTGATACCACCTTAACGATTCGTCGTAATTATCCCTATTGAAATAAATCAACCCCAGTTTCAGATAAGCTTCGGGAATCAAATCAGATTTCGGGTTTTTCTGCATCAGCGATTTATACGTCTCGATGGCATCATTGTCATTATCCAACGCCAGGTAGGTATTTCCCGTTTGCATAATGGCATCGTCCGCAAATGCCGAATTCGGGAAACGCACCACCAGCGCCTTCATACCTGCAATCTTATCTGTATATTTTCCGCCTAGTCCGTCGATAATGGATTTTTGATACAGGGCATAATCAGCACCCTGCGCATTGGCCCGGATGATCTCATCATAATACTGGGCGGAAGATTTATACTGTTTCAGCATAAAATAACCATCTGCCAGGCGAATCACCGCATCCGGATAGACCTGCTGTTTATTGGAACTGTTGATGTCATTTTTGAGTGTGGCAATCGCTTTTGAAAAATAACTGTTGGAATTGGTGTAATCCTTTTTCTTGAAATAATTATACCCCTGCAGATAATTGCCTGTTCCTTCGTTGACCTTTTCCGAATGTTCCGGTTTTACGGATGAAGCAATGGGTAAAAATTTATTCAGCCAGCCGATAGATTTATCCAACTCACCTCTCTGGTGCGCCATGTCCGCTTTCCAGTAATAACAAAGGGCTTCAATGCTTTTGCTGTTTGGATGCTTAAGGGATTTATCAAAAAATGTTTCCGCATTGTCGAACTTATAATCGTTGTAATTCTCGACAGCTCTGT
The genomic region above belongs to Sphingobacteriales bacterium and contains:
- the rpmG gene encoding 50S ribosomal protein L33, yielding MAKKKGNRIQVILECTEHKTSGLGGISRYITTKNRKNTPERIELKKFNPIMKKVTVHKEIK
- the ppsA gene encoding phosphoenolpyruvate synthase — its product is MYAPFILPFSEIHNKDIAIVGGKNASLGEMLSTLGDRGIRIPDGFATTADAFRFFLKENQLEKALHDLLQNLDTVSFSNLNEIGTKCKQLVSEAKMPDVLRSDIIAFYRGLCEKHGRELDVAVRSSATAEDLPNASFAGQHDSFLNRKGEEDVVLAVQQCFASLFNSRAIKYRHDNGFEHMKVYLSVGVQVMVRSDLFSAGVCFTIDPESGFEQVISITGCWGLGENIVQGAVNPDEFYVFKPTLASGKMAILSKKMGAKANTMVYSDSKGVGPTIINIETPSEKRKQWVLNDDEIQTIARWAVLIEQHYKCPMDIEWAKDGITNELFIVQARPETVHSLKKQRHITEYALKDKGTVLVKGSAVGSGIASGRARILLSPKDADKLQQGEVLITDITNPDWDPILKKAAAIVTNKGGRTSHAAIVAREVGAVAVVGTVNATKIIKDGQLVTVSCATGKTGEVYDGQLEWSQKEIDFDTIQMPATAPMLILGDPDKAFRLSFYPNKGVGLMRLEFIINSSIRVHPMALVKFDVLEDKKAKSEIEALTYGYADKKQYFVDKLSQAVATIAAAFYPKAVIVRMSDFKTNEYANLLGGLQFEPKEENPMIGFRGASRYYNIRYKEGFELECAAMKRVREDMGLTNVKLMIPFCRTVEEGKKVVQLMEDNGLKRGDNGLEIYVMAEIPSNVILAKEFAQVFDGFSIGSNDLTQLTLGLDRDSAIISDLFDENNQAVKAMIANVIKAAKENKVKIGLCGQAPSDDPSFAAFLVEQGIDSISFNPDALLKGMENMVNAECKLNQ
- a CDS encoding SDR family oxidoreductase; translated protein: MEKIFEGKVAIVTGGSFGIGRATAIAFARRGAKVVIGDYVENDETIHLIKADGADALFVKCDVSKIGDVKEMVDKTISTYGRLDYAFNNAGIEGTMGSITDCTEENWDKTISINLKGIWLCMKHEIPHMLQSGKGAIVNCASVAGLVGFPGLPAYVATKHGVVGLTKTAALEYVKAGIRVNAVCPGVIKTPMIDRITGGQKETEAQFVAGEPIGRMGTPEEIAEAVVWLCSDGASFTTGQALAVDGGWVAQ
- the rpmB gene encoding 50S ribosomal protein L28; the protein is MARFCDLSGKGPMTGNSVSHSNIKTKRKFYPNLQKKTFFIPEVDRWIELKVSTSAIRTINKKGIYSYLKELEKKGEIQLGF
- the ftsY gene encoding signal recognition particle-docking protein FtsY, translating into MGIFDKIFGNSKPEEELQAEEKQLNEGLEKTKQGFFSKITKAVAGKSTVDEAFLDELEEILISSDVGLPTTIKIIDRLEARVSKDKYLNTNELNQILKDEIGNILAENNTKDLMDFIPATDKKPYVIMVVGVNGVGKTTTIGKLSYQLKKAGKEVLLGAGDTFRAAAVDQLVIWSERVGVQIVKQSMGSDPAAVAFDTVQSGVAKGVDVIILDTAGRLHNKQGLMDELSKIKKVMSKVIPDAPHEVLLVLDASTGQNAIEQAKHFSAATQVTALALTKLDGTAKGGVVLSIADEFKIPIKYIGLGEKMEQLQVFNRQAFIETLFE
- the rimO gene encoding 30S ribosomal protein S12 methylthiotransferase RimO, with product MKTKSHTKDKYNVITLGCSKNLVDSEVLVAQLKHNDFEVEHQSEKKDANIIIVNTCGFIDRAKEESINTILSYAKQKEKGKIDKLYVTGCLSQRYRDDLEVEIPQVDAYFGTLELPQLLEKLNADYKHELIGERFLTTPQHYAYLKISEGCNRTCTFCAIPLMRGKHISKTIDDVVAEAKNLARQGVKEIMLIAQELTYYGLDIYKERALAKLLYQLNEVEGIEWIRLHYAYPSKFPLDVLDAIRDCDKVCKYLDIPLQHANKYVLKRMQRQITQKETRELIRQIRAKIPGIAIRTTMLVGFPGETEKEFQDLCDFVQEMQFERLGVFQYSHEDDTAAYNLEDDVPQEIKEERAGRLMQIQQEISFQKNEAKAGQVFKVLIDRKEGGYFVGRTEFDSPEVDNEVLVDAKKNYCRVGDFCKVKIYDVTDFDLYGEVI
- a CDS encoding DUF4295 family protein, whose translation is MAKVSKNAKVDRGKNVGESKNMVKIIKAVKSTKSGAYTFREKVVHKDLLQQTLKDL
- a CDS encoding ABC transporter ATP-binding protein — protein: MISCQNIYKSYDQLHVLKGVSLDIVKGELVCIVGPSGAGKSTLLHIIGTLDKADKGTVTINGQDIAALKDAALSDFRNKYLGFVFQFHHLLPEFSALENVCIPAFIAKMNESEAKRRAEDLLDFLGLKDRMQHKPNELSGGEQQRVSVARALMNKPLVILADEPTGNLDTERSEELHQLFFDLKKEFNQTFVIVTHNDLLAAKADKKLMMKDGLIIN